One part of the Leclercia sp. LSNIH1 genome encodes these proteins:
- the mukB gene encoding chromosome partition protein MukB, with the protein MIERGKFRSLTLVNWNGFFARTFDLDELVTTLSGGNGAGKSTTMAAFVTALIPDLTLLHFRNTTEAGATSGSRDKGLHGKLKAGVCYSVLDVINSRHQRVVVGVRLQQVAGRDRKVDIKPFAIQGLPTSVQPTALLTETLNERQARVLTLQELKDKLEAIEGVQFKQFNSITEYHSLMFDLGIVARRLRSASDRSKYYRLIEASLYGGISSAITRSLRDYLLPENSGVRKAFQDMEAALRENRMTLEAIRVTQSDRDLFKHLISEATNYVAADYMRHANERRIHLDQALEYRRELFTSRQQLASEQYKHVEMARELSEHNGAEGDLEADYQAASDHLNLVQTALRQQEKIERYEADLDELQIRLEEQNEVVAEAADKQEENEARAEAAELEVDELKSQLADYQQALDVQQTRAIQYNQALQALERAKALCHLPDLTPESADQWLETFQAKEQEATEKLLNLEQKMSVAQTAHSQFEQAYQLVAAINGPLARAEAWEVARELLRDGVNQRHLAEQVQPLRMRLNELEQRLREQQEAERLLAEFCKRQGKRVDIDDLESLHQELEARIASLSDSVSSASEQRMALRQEMEQLQSRIQTLMQRAPVWLAAQSSLSQLSEQCGETFESSQEVTEYLQQLLEREREAIVERDEVGARKRAVDDEIERLSQPGGAEDARLNTLAERFGGVLLSEIYDDVSLEDAPYYSALYGPSRHAIVVPDLSLIADQLEGLEDCPEDLYLIEGDPQSFDDSVFGVDELEKAVVVKIADRQWRYSRFPALPLFGRAARESRIESLHTEREALSERFATLSFDVQKTQRLHQAFSRFIGSHLAVAFEADPEAEIRKFTTRRTELERAISAHENDNQQSRLQFEQAKEGVAALNRILPRLNLLADDTLADRVDEIQERLDEAQEAARFVQQYGNQLAKLEPMVSVLQSDPEQFEQLKEDYAWSQQVQREARQQAFALTEVSQRRAHFSYSDSAEMLNGNSDLNEKLRQRLEQAEMERTRAREAMRSHAAQLNQYNQVLASLKSSFDTKKELLTDLHKELQDIGVRADSGAEERARIRRDELHAQLSNNRARRNQLEKALTFCEAEMDNLTRRLRKLERDYHEKREQVVTAKAGWCAVMRMVKDNGVERRLHRRELAYLSGDELRSMSDKALGALRLAVADNEHLRDVLRMSEDPKRPERKIQFFVAVYQHLRERIRQDIIRTDDPVEAIEQMEIELGRLTEELTSREQKLAISSRSVANIIRKTIQREQNRIRQLNQGLQSVSFGQVNSVRLNVNVREAHATLLDVLAEQHEQHQDLFNSNRLTFSEALAKLYQRLNPQIDMGQRTPQTIGEELLDYRNYLEMEVEVNRGSDGWLRAESGALSTGEAIGTGMSILVMVVQSWEDESRRLRGKDISPCRLLFLDEAARLDARSIATLFELCDRLDMQLIIAAPENISPEKGTTYKLVRKVYQNSEHVHVVGLRGFAPQPPESLPGTADAS; encoded by the coding sequence ATGATTGAACGCGGTAAATTTCGCTCACTGACGCTGGTTAACTGGAACGGTTTCTTTGCCCGCACCTTTGATCTCGATGAGCTGGTGACCACGCTCTCGGGCGGTAACGGGGCAGGGAAATCCACCACCATGGCGGCCTTCGTCACGGCGCTGATCCCGGACTTAACCCTGCTGCACTTCCGTAACACCACCGAAGCTGGCGCGACCAGCGGTTCCCGCGATAAGGGTCTGCACGGTAAGCTGAAGGCGGGTGTCTGTTACTCCGTGCTGGACGTGATCAACTCCCGCCATCAGCGCGTGGTGGTTGGCGTCCGCTTGCAGCAGGTCGCCGGTCGCGACCGTAAAGTGGATATCAAACCGTTCGCCATTCAGGGGCTGCCAACCTCCGTTCAGCCCACCGCGCTATTGACGGAAACCCTGAACGAACGCCAGGCGCGCGTACTGACGCTGCAGGAGCTGAAAGACAAGCTGGAAGCCATCGAAGGCGTGCAGTTTAAGCAGTTCAACTCCATCACCGAATACCACTCGCTGATGTTCGATCTGGGCATCGTCGCCCGTCGTCTGCGCTCTGCCTCGGACCGCAGTAAATATTATCGTCTGATCGAAGCCTCGCTCTACGGCGGGATCTCCAGCGCCATTACCCGCTCCCTGCGTGATTACCTGTTACCGGAAAACAGCGGTGTGCGTAAGGCGTTCCAGGACATGGAAGCGGCGCTGCGTGAAAACCGTATGACGCTGGAAGCCATTCGCGTCACGCAGTCTGACCGTGACCTGTTCAAGCACCTGATCAGCGAAGCCACCAACTATGTGGCGGCGGACTACATGCGCCACGCCAACGAGCGCCGCATTCATCTCGATCAGGCTCTCGAGTATCGCCGTGAGCTCTTCACCTCCCGCCAGCAGCTGGCCTCTGAGCAGTACAAGCACGTCGAGATGGCCCGCGAGCTGTCCGAGCATAACGGGGCAGAAGGGGATCTGGAGGCCGACTATCAGGCCGCCAGCGATCACCTGAACCTGGTGCAGACCGCGCTGCGTCAGCAGGAAAAAATCGAGCGCTACGAAGCGGATCTCGATGAACTGCAAATTCGTCTGGAAGAGCAGAACGAAGTGGTGGCGGAAGCTGCCGACAAGCAGGAAGAGAACGAAGCCCGGGCCGAAGCCGCCGAGCTGGAAGTGGATGAGCTGAAAAGCCAGCTTGCTGACTATCAGCAGGCGCTCGACGTCCAGCAAACCCGCGCCATTCAGTACAATCAGGCGTTGCAGGCGCTGGAACGTGCAAAAGCGCTTTGCCACCTGCCGGACCTGACGCCAGAGAGCGCGGATCAGTGGCTGGAGACTTTCCAGGCCAAAGAGCAGGAAGCTACAGAAAAACTGCTGAATCTCGAGCAGAAAATGAGCGTGGCGCAAACTGCGCACAGCCAGTTTGAACAGGCATACCAGCTGGTGGCCGCGATTAACGGCCCGCTGGCGCGCGCCGAAGCGTGGGAAGTGGCCCGCGAGCTGCTGCGTGATGGCGTTAACCAGCGCCACCTGGCGGAACAGGTTCAGCCGCTGCGTATGCGCCTGAACGAGCTGGAGCAGCGCCTGCGTGAACAGCAGGAGGCGGAACGCCTGCTGGCTGAGTTCTGCAAGCGTCAGGGTAAACGGGTCGATATTGACGATCTGGAAAGCCTGCATCAGGAGCTGGAAGCCCGTATCGCGTCGCTGTCCGACAGCGTATCCAGTGCCAGTGAACAGCGTATGGCGCTGCGTCAGGAGATGGAGCAGCTACAGTCGCGTATTCAGACGCTGATGCAGCGCGCCCCAGTCTGGCTGGCCGCCCAGAGCAGCCTCAGCCAGCTCAGCGAGCAGTGTGGCGAAACCTTCGAATCCAGCCAGGAGGTCACGGAGTATCTGCAGCAGCTGCTGGAGCGTGAACGCGAAGCAATTGTTGAACGTGACGAAGTGGGTGCGCGTAAGCGCGCCGTCGACGACGAAATCGAACGTTTAAGCCAGCCGGGTGGTGCGGAAGATGCCCGTCTGAACACCCTTGCAGAGCGTTTTGGCGGCGTGCTGCTGTCAGAGATTTATGACGACGTCAGCCTGGAAGATGCCCCGTACTACTCGGCGCTGTATGGTCCATCCCGCCACGCGATTGTGGTGCCGGATCTGTCGCTGATCGCGGACCAGCTCGAAGGGCTGGAAGATTGCCCGGAAGATCTCTATCTGATCGAAGGGGATCCGCAGTCGTTCGATGACAGCGTCTTTGGCGTCGACGAGCTGGAAAAAGCGGTGGTGGTGAAAATCGCCGATCGCCAGTGGCGCTATTCGCGCTTCCCGGCGCTGCCGCTGTTTGGCCGCGCGGCCCGTGAAAGCCGTATTGAGAGCCTGCATACCGAGCGTGAAGCGCTGTCAGAACGTTTTGCGACGCTCTCGTTCGACGTGCAAAAAACCCAGCGTCTGCACCAGGCGTTCAGCCGCTTTATCGGCAGCCATCTGGCCGTGGCCTTTGAGGCCGATCCGGAAGCCGAGATCCGCAAGTTCACCACCCGTCGTACCGAGCTTGAACGCGCGATTTCAGCCCACGAAAATGATAACCAGCAGAGCCGCCTCCAGTTCGAGCAGGCTAAAGAGGGCGTCGCTGCCCTTAACCGCATTCTGCCGCGCCTGAACCTGCTGGCAGATGACACCCTCGCCGATCGGGTGGATGAGATCCAGGAGCGTCTCGACGAAGCGCAGGAAGCCGCGCGCTTTGTCCAGCAGTACGGCAATCAGCTGGCGAAGCTGGAGCCGATGGTCTCAGTGCTGCAGAGCGACCCGGAACAGTTCGAACAGCTGAAAGAAGATTATGCCTGGTCCCAGCAGGTCCAGCGCGAAGCGCGTCAGCAGGCGTTTGCCCTGACCGAAGTTTCCCAGCGCCGGGCGCACTTCAGCTACTCCGACTCGGCGGAGATGCTGAACGGCAACAGCGACCTGAACGAGAAGCTGCGCCAGCGTCTGGAGCAGGCGGAAATGGAGCGTACCCGCGCCCGTGAGGCGATGCGTAGCCATGCCGCGCAGCTGAACCAGTACAATCAGGTGCTGGCGTCGCTGAAAAGCTCGTTTGATACCAAGAAAGAGCTGCTGACCGACCTGCATAAAGAGCTGCAGGATATCGGCGTGCGGGCCGACAGCGGGGCGGAGGAGCGGGCGCGCATTCGTCGCGACGAACTCCATGCCCAGCTCAGCAATAACCGTGCCCGCCGCAACCAGCTGGAAAAAGCGCTCACCTTCTGTGAAGCGGAGATGGACAACCTGACCCGCCGTCTGCGCAAGCTGGAACGTGACTACCACGAGAAGCGCGAGCAGGTGGTGACCGCCAAAGCGGGCTGGTGCGCCGTGATGCGAATGGTGAAAGACAATGGTGTTGAACGCCGTCTGCACCGCCGCGAGCTGGCCTATCTCTCCGGCGATGAGCTGCGTTCTATGTCGGATAAGGCGCTGGGTGCGCTGCGTCTGGCGGTGGCGGATAACGAACACCTGCGCGATGTGCTGCGCATGTCGGAAGATCCGAAGCGCCCTGAGCGCAAAATTCAGTTCTTCGTGGCGGTCTATCAGCACCTGCGCGAGCGTATTCGCCAGGATATTATTCGCACCGATGACCCGGTTGAAGCCATTGAACAGATGGAGATTGAACTGGGCCGTCTGACGGAAGAGCTGACCTCACGTGAGCAGAAGCTGGCGATCAGCTCCCGCAGCGTGGCCAATATCATCCGTAAGACGATCCAGCGCGAGCAGAACCGTATTCGTCAGTTGAACCAGGGGCTGCAGAGCGTCTCCTTCGGTCAGGTTAACAGCGTGCGGCTGAACGTCAACGTGCGTGAAGCCCACGCCACGCTGCTTGACGTGCTGGCCGAGCAGCACGAGCAGCATCAGGATCTGTTCAACAGCAACCGCCTGACCTTCTCCGAAGCGCTGGCGAAGCTGTATCAGCGTCTGAACCCGCAGATCGACATGGGCCAGCGCACGCCGCAGACCATCGGTGAGGAGCTGCTGGACTACCGTAACTATCTCGAGATGGAAGTGGAAGTTAACCGTGGTTCTGACGGCTGGCTGCGCGCGGAATCGGGCGCCCTGTCGACCGGGGAAGCGATCGGTACCGGGATGTCGATTCTGGTGATGGTGGTCCAGAGCTGGGAAGATGAATCCCGCCGTCTGCGCGGCAAGGATATCTCTCCATGCCGCCTGCTGTTCCTTGATGAGGCGGCGCGTCTGGATGCCCGTTCGATCGCCACGCTGTTTGAGCTGTGCGATCGTCTGGATATGCAGCTGATTATCGCGGCGCCGGAAAATATCAGTCCGGAGAAAGGCACCACCTATAAACTGGTGCGTAAGGTCTATCAGAACAGCGAGCATGTCCACGTTGTGGGTCTGCGCGGCTTTGCCCCGCAGCCGCCTGAGTCCTTGCCCGGAACGGCTGACGCCTCCTGA
- the ldtD gene encoding L,D-transpeptidase, with product MLLNNMYGRQLSALSLCLTVLVAPLFSARADEPELVPVDSSATVGAQPTALSQPLEQSPATAIMAGIRPLPADINAEQRRQELLAALPAGYTPAYLNQLTLLYAARDMKPMWDDREAVRAFQQQLAEVAIAGFQPQFTAWVELLTQPAVTGMARDVVLSDAMMGYLQFVAGIPVNGNRWLYSNKPYKLATPPLSVINQWQLALDNGTVPHFIAGLAPTHPQYAVMHQSLLELVADTQPWPQIQSTAKLSPGQWSSDVPALREILKRSGVIDGGPKIALPGDDPQSVVVSPSAPSVEKKKSVSSKPASYDRSLVEAVKAFQTSQGLGADGVIGQATREALNMTPAQRAGVLALNIQRLRLLPGTLSTGIMVNIPAFSLVYYQNGSEVLASRVIVGRPDRKTPMMSSALNNVVVNPPWNVPPTLARKDILPKVWNDPGYLERHNYTVLRGWNSKEPIDPWQVDWATITPANLPFRFQQAPGAHNSLGRYKFNMPSSDAIYLHDTPNHNLFQKDARALSSGCVRVNKASELANMLLQDAGWNDTRISDALKQGDTRYVNIRQNIPVNLYYLTAFVGKDGRTQYRTDIYNYDETARSNTQILPKAEQLIR from the coding sequence ATGTTGCTGAATAATATGTATGGTCGTCAGCTGTCGGCACTCAGTTTGTGTTTGACGGTGTTAGTTGCTCCGCTGTTTAGTGCGCGGGCGGATGAGCCCGAGCTGGTTCCTGTCGATAGCTCCGCCACGGTGGGCGCGCAACCGACTGCGCTGTCCCAGCCGCTTGAACAATCGCCTGCCACCGCCATAATGGCCGGTATCCGGCCGCTGCCTGCGGATATCAATGCAGAGCAACGCCGTCAGGAATTGCTTGCGGCGCTGCCTGCCGGCTACACCCCGGCCTATCTCAATCAACTTACGCTGCTGTATGCCGCGCGTGACATGAAGCCGATGTGGGACGATCGTGAAGCCGTGCGCGCGTTCCAGCAGCAGCTGGCTGAAGTCGCCATCGCCGGATTTCAGCCGCAGTTTACTGCCTGGGTCGAGTTGCTGACCCAGCCTGCCGTCACCGGAATGGCGCGTGACGTGGTGCTATCGGATGCGATGATGGGCTATCTGCAGTTTGTGGCGGGGATCCCGGTCAACGGCAACCGCTGGCTCTACAGCAATAAGCCTTACAAGCTGGCGACACCGCCGCTGTCGGTGATTAACCAGTGGCAGCTGGCGCTGGATAACGGCACGGTGCCGCACTTCATTGCCGGGCTGGCCCCGACGCATCCGCAATATGCTGTGATGCACCAGTCGCTGCTGGAGCTGGTGGCTGACACGCAGCCCTGGCCCCAGATCCAGAGTACCGCTAAGCTGAGCCCGGGGCAGTGGAGCAGCGACGTACCCGCGTTGCGAGAAATCCTCAAACGTTCCGGCGTGATTGACGGCGGGCCGAAAATTGCCCTGCCGGGTGACGATCCGCAAAGCGTGGTCGTCAGTCCATCGGCTCCGTCTGTCGAAAAGAAGAAGTCTGTTTCCAGCAAGCCGGCCTCCTATGACCGCAGCCTGGTTGAAGCGGTAAAAGCCTTCCAGACCAGCCAGGGGCTGGGCGCTGATGGCGTTATCGGCCAGGCGACGCGTGAGGCGCTAAACATGACTCCTGCGCAGCGTGCCGGGGTGCTGGCGTTGAATATCCAGCGCCTGCGTTTGTTGCCCGGAACACTCTCGACGGGCATCATGGTGAATATCCCGGCCTTTTCGCTGGTCTATTACCAGAATGGCAGCGAAGTGCTGGCCTCCCGCGTGATTGTGGGCCGCCCGGATCGTAAAACGCCGATGATGAGTAGCGCGCTGAATAATGTGGTGGTTAACCCGCCGTGGAATGTGCCGCCGACGCTGGCGCGCAAAGATATTTTGCCGAAGGTGTGGAATGACCCGGGTTATCTTGAACGCCATAACTATACCGTGCTGCGCGGCTGGAACAGTAAAGAGCCGATAGATCCGTGGCAAGTCGACTGGGCGACCATCACGCCGGCGAATTTACCCTTCCGTTTCCAGCAGGCACCGGGTGCACACAACTCGCTGGGTCGGTATAAATTCAATATGCCAAGCTCGGATGCCATCTATCTGCACGATACGCCGAACCACAACCTGTTCCAGAAAGATGCGCGTGCGCTCAGCTCCGGTTGTGTGCGCGTCAATAAAGCGTCAGAACTGGCAAATATGTTGTTACAGGATGCAGGCTGGAACGACACACGTATCTCGGATGCGCTGAAGCAGGGTGACACGCGATATGTGAATATCCGCCAGAATATTCCGGTTAATCTGTACTATCTTACCGCCTTCGTCGGCAAAGACGGTCGAACGCAGTACCGTACAGATATTTACAATTATGATGAGACTGCCCGGTCCAACACACAAATTCTGCCCAAAGCAGAGCAATTGATCAGATAA
- a CDS encoding YcbK family protein, with product MDKFDANRRKLLALGGIALGAAILPTPSFATLSTPRPRILTLNNLHTGESIKAEFFDGRGYIQDELARLNHFFRDFRANKVKTIDPGLFDQLYRLQGLLGTRKPVQLISGYRSLDTNNELRAHSRGVAKKSYHTKGQAMDFHIEGISLANVRKAALSMRAGGVGYYPRSNFVHIDTGPLRHW from the coding sequence ATGGACAAATTCGACGCTAATCGCCGTAAGTTGTTGGCGTTAGGTGGCATTGCGCTGGGCGCGGCCATCTTACCTACGCCATCATTTGCCACGCTCTCTACCCCTCGACCACGTATTTTGACGCTTAATAACCTGCACACAGGTGAGTCAATCAAAGCTGAGTTTTTTGACGGTCGGGGCTATATTCAGGATGAATTAGCCAGGCTGAATCACTTTTTCCGTGATTTCCGCGCCAATAAAGTAAAAACCATCGATCCGGGATTATTTGACCAGCTTTACCGCCTGCAGGGTTTGCTTGGCACCCGCAAACCGGTACAGCTCATTTCCGGCTATCGCTCCCTTGATACCAATAATGAATTGCGTGCCCACAGCCGCGGTGTAGCCAAAAAGAGCTATCACACCAAAGGGCAGGCGATGGATTTTCATATTGAAGGCATTTCGTTAGCCAATGTTCGCAAAGCTGCGTTATCTATGCGCGCAGGTGGTGTAGGATATTACCCACGTAGCAACTTTGTGCATATTGATACCGGGCCATTGCGGCACTGGTAA
- a CDS encoding MBL fold metallo-hydrolase translates to MNYRIIPVTAFSQNCSLIWCEQTKLAALVDPGGDAEKIKQEVAAAGVTLMQILLTHGHLDHVGAAAELAQHYGVPVIGPEKEDEFWLQGLPAQSRMFGLDECLPLTPDRWLNEGESVNVGNVTLQVLHCPGHTPGHIVFFDDQSRLLISGDVIFKGGVGRSDFPRGDHGQLIRSIKEKLLPLGDDVTFISGHGPMSTLGYERLHNPFLQDELPVW, encoded by the coding sequence ATGAACTATCGTATTATTCCGGTCACCGCCTTCTCCCAGAACTGTTCGCTTATCTGGTGTGAACAAACCAAACTGGCAGCCCTGGTCGATCCCGGTGGCGATGCAGAGAAGATCAAACAGGAAGTCGCTGCCGCTGGCGTGACCTTAATGCAGATCCTGTTGACCCACGGCCATCTCGATCACGTGGGGGCGGCGGCTGAACTGGCACAGCATTATGGCGTGCCGGTGATTGGCCCGGAAAAAGAAGATGAGTTCTGGCTGCAGGGATTGCCGGCGCAAAGCCGCATGTTTGGCCTTGATGAATGTCTTCCTCTGACGCCGGATCGCTGGCTGAATGAGGGCGAGAGCGTCAACGTGGGCAATGTGACATTACAGGTCTTGCATTGTCCAGGGCATACTCCAGGCCATATTGTTTTCTTTGATGACCAGTCGCGCCTGCTGATTTCCGGTGATGTGATCTTTAAAGGCGGCGTAGGGCGCAGTGATTTCCCCCGGGGCGATCACGGCCAGCTGATCCGCTCGATCAAAGAGAAGTTATTACCGCTGGGCGACGATGTGACCTTTATTTCAGGTCATGGCCCGATGTCTACCCTGGGATACGAACGGCTGCACAACCCATTCCTGCAGGATGAACTGCCGGTCTGGTAA
- a CDS encoding amino acid aminotransferase, with product MFENITAAPADPILGLADLFRADDRPGKINLGIGVYKDETGKTPVLTSVKKAEQYLLENENTKNYLGIDGIPEFGRCTQELLFGKGSAIVSDKRARTAQTPGGTGALRVAADFLAKNTSVKTVWVSNPSWPNHKSVFNSAGLEVREYAYYDAANHSLDFDGLLASLSEAQAGDVVLFHGCCHNPTGIDPTLEQWEQLAKLSVEKGWLPLFDFAYQGFARGLEEDAEGLRAFAAVHKELIVASSYSKNFGLYNERVGACTLVASDEQTVDRAFSQMKSVIRANYSNPPAHGASVVATILSNDALRAIWEQELNDMRQRIQRMRQLFVNTLAEKGADRDFSFIIKQNGMFSFSGLTKEQVLRLREEFGVYAVASGRVNVAGMTPDNMAPLCEAIVAVL from the coding sequence ATGTTTGAGAACATTACCGCCGCCCCTGCCGACCCTATTCTGGGCCTGGCCGATCTGTTTCGTGCCGATGACCGCCCCGGGAAAATTAACCTGGGTATTGGTGTCTATAAAGATGAGACCGGCAAGACCCCGGTACTGACCAGCGTAAAAAAAGCTGAGCAGTATCTGCTGGAAAATGAAAATACCAAAAACTACCTCGGCATCGACGGTATTCCGGAATTTGGTCGTTGCACCCAGGAACTGCTCTTCGGCAAAGGCAGCGCGATTGTCAGCGATAAACGTGCCCGCACGGCACAGACCCCTGGCGGTACTGGCGCACTGCGCGTGGCAGCGGATTTCCTTGCCAAAAACACCAGCGTAAAAACCGTCTGGGTGAGCAATCCGAGCTGGCCGAACCACAAGAGCGTCTTTAACTCTGCGGGTCTGGAAGTGCGTGAATATGCTTACTACGACGCGGCCAACCACTCTCTGGACTTCGACGGCCTGCTGGCCAGCCTGAGCGAAGCGCAGGCGGGCGATGTGGTGCTGTTCCACGGCTGCTGCCATAACCCAACCGGCATTGATCCGACGCTGGAGCAGTGGGAACAGCTGGCGAAACTCTCCGTAGAAAAAGGCTGGCTGCCGCTGTTCGACTTCGCGTATCAGGGCTTTGCCCGTGGTCTGGAAGAAGATGCAGAAGGCCTGCGCGCTTTCGCAGCAGTCCATAAAGAGCTGATTGTTGCCAGCTCTTACTCCAAGAACTTCGGCCTCTACAATGAGCGCGTTGGTGCCTGTACGCTGGTGGCGTCTGATGAGCAGACCGTTGACCGTGCGTTCAGCCAGATGAAATCCGTTATTCGTGCTAACTACTCTAACCCGCCGGCTCACGGTGCGTCTGTAGTGGCGACTATCCTCAGTAATGACGCCCTGCGCGCTATCTGGGAGCAGGAACTGAACGACATGCGTCAGCGTATTCAGCGCATGCGTCAGCTGTTTGTGAACACCCTGGCAGAAAAAGGGGCTGATCGCGACTTCAGCTTTATCATCAAACAGAATGGCATGTTCTCATTCAGCGGCCTGACCAAAGAGCAGGTTCTGCGTCTGCGCGAAGAGTTTGGCGTCTATGCGGTGGCATCAGGTCGTGTTAACGTGGCGGGGATGACGCCGGATAACATGGCGCCACTGTGCGAAGCGATTGTCGCAGTGCTGTAA
- a CDS encoding porin codes for MMKRNILAVVIPALLAAGAANAAEIYNKNANKLDFYGKAVGEHIWTTNGDTNNGDTTYARIGFKGETQINDQLAGYGQWEYNMDASSQEGAQGTKTRLAFAGLKAGDYGSFDYGRNYGVFYDALASTDMFVIWGGDSLAATDNFMTARSTGLATYRNSDFFGLVDGLAVGLQYQGKNESGHTISRQNGDGGSYSLGYDFAEGFNVTAAYSNSDRSTAQSADNKGERAEGWATSLKYDANNLYAAVMYGESQNMTRENDGEFANKTQNVEAVVQYQFDFGLRPSVGYVQSKGKDLTGRNGFSGGDADLVKYVEVGTWYYFNKNMNVYAAYRFNLLDDNNYTEATGLSTDDQAGVGIVYQF; via the coding sequence ATGATGAAGCGCAATATCCTGGCAGTGGTTATCCCTGCCCTGCTGGCAGCCGGTGCAGCTAACGCAGCAGAAATCTATAACAAAAACGCTAACAAGCTGGACTTCTACGGTAAAGCTGTAGGTGAGCACATCTGGACCACCAACGGTGACACCAACAACGGTGATACCACCTATGCGCGTATCGGCTTCAAAGGTGAAACTCAGATTAATGACCAGCTGGCCGGTTACGGTCAGTGGGAATACAACATGGACGCTTCTTCCCAGGAAGGCGCTCAGGGCACCAAGACCCGTCTGGCATTCGCAGGCCTGAAAGCTGGTGACTACGGTTCATTCGACTACGGTCGTAACTACGGCGTGTTCTACGATGCGCTGGCTTCTACCGATATGTTCGTTATCTGGGGCGGTGACTCCCTGGCGGCAACCGACAACTTCATGACCGCACGTAGCACCGGTCTGGCTACCTACCGTAACTCTGACTTCTTCGGTCTGGTTGACGGCCTGGCAGTAGGTCTGCAGTATCAGGGTAAAAACGAGTCTGGCCACACCATCAGCCGTCAGAACGGCGACGGCGGCAGCTACTCTCTGGGCTATGACTTCGCTGAAGGCTTCAACGTAACCGCAGCCTACTCTAACTCTGACCGCTCTACTGCGCAGAGTGCAGACAATAAAGGCGAACGTGCTGAAGGCTGGGCAACCTCCCTGAAATATGATGCAAACAACCTGTACGCAGCAGTAATGTACGGCGAATCTCAGAACATGACCCGTGAAAACGACGGCGAGTTCGCGAACAAGACTCAGAACGTTGAAGCTGTGGTTCAGTACCAGTTCGACTTCGGTCTGCGTCCATCCGTGGGTTACGTACAGTCCAAAGGTAAAGATCTGACTGGTCGTAACGGTTTCTCCGGCGGCGATGCTGACCTGGTGAAATACGTAGAAGTGGGTACCTGGTACTACTTCAACAAGAACATGAACGTGTACGCTGCGTACCGCTTCAACCTGCTGGACGACAACAACTACACCGAAGCAACTGGCCTGTCTACCGACGACCAGGCGGGTGTAGGTATCGTTTACCAGTTCTAA